The Lycium barbarum isolate Lr01 chromosome 10, ASM1917538v2, whole genome shotgun sequence genome includes a region encoding these proteins:
- the LOC132615969 gene encoding uncharacterized protein LOC132615969 isoform X1 translates to MIEKSWIKKPIRSNEFSDGVVQFLNFAFSNASVDGKIVCPCITCGFKVMCNRADVFGHLLQKGFPEKYTCWYMHGEKHVQSIVESISPVQDEPVRQYPMHDMLNDAFGVFDNDFQDSGPSNLPNNDHPGGAEDNGQEERDKIKELLEDGNQELYDGCAKYSKLSFMVHFYHIKVLCSATDKTFSMILDLLKDAFPHAKLPSSFYESKKMIKRLGLGYDKIDACPNHCMLYWGSSEDKKRNKCKKCNTSRYNSNENDVGANIVIDDQQKKKPKPVKVLRYFPLIPRLRRLYMCSKTAELLKWHATKANPDELLRHPRDGKAWKHFDSFYPDFTSETRNVRLALATDGFNPFGNLSSNVSIWLVMLYIYNYPPWCFMKQTSLVMSMIIPGPKMPGNSIDVYLQPLVAELKQLWSDVPAYDSSTKEMFQLRAALMWTISDFPGLDNLSGWNTHTSLTCPSCNFNTESLRLKFGRKNCFMGHRRYLPHDHKYRYNKQSFNGFEEHRPAPIPPSGSTMLRQIEESRKRPRDCSTSEVGPDQWKKKSIFWDLPYWKNNLIRHCLDMMHVEKNVCDNILFTVLGDKKRSKDNLQARKDLQAMGIKEKLHPYPNSSKFPPSCFIMKKEQKDIFLKVLKNVVFPDNYASNISRCVDLKKRKISNLKSHDSHILMEHLLPIAFKRSLPKEVTSVLIELCNYFREVSRKVLDVKYIEKLQQRIWLTHSNLEVIFPPSFFTIMVHLVIHLGEEAILAGPVQGHYMYPVERELGHLKSYVRNNSAAEGCIAEGYILEECLTFCSRYLEDGDIETRFNRPRRNDDENEIRASSESTILSNLFPASGKPVGAIKTLPIPPLEIIQAHRYVLTNCEIVDAFREKFRTEVARMLRGRRNQSKTVEEHVHKHFHEWFKEYVARNDGADITPEIEWLANGPNNVVRRFKEYNVHGFKFRTMRKEQGLTTQNSGIVMSAVTKRFSSGRESIEQSSDDMYYGKLVDIIELNYYGKLKVVLFKCIWVDTTLNKGIKIDQFGITSVNFSRLIHTGAKETDEPFILATDARMVYYIDDPVDEDWCFVCHMKPRDVYDMRDVNYVDLEEPSMEDIPFREQHLENIEDLQLVRDDRSEQEQDEPTHDDYESGGDGDGEGILD, encoded by the exons ATGATTGAAAAGAGTTGGATTAAGAAGCCAATTAGATCAAATGAATTCTCAGATGGTGTAGTCCAATTTTTGAACTTTGCCTTTTCGAATGCATCTGTAGATGGAAAAATTGTATGTCCTTGCATTACATGTGGATTTAAAGTTATGTGCAATAGAGCTGATGTGTTTGGTCATCTCCTTCAAAAGGGGTTTCCAGAAAAGTACACATGTTGGTATATGCATGGGGAAAAGCATGTTCAATCTATCGTAGAATCAATATCCCCGGTACAAGATGAGCCGGTTAGACAATATCCGATGCATGATATGTTGAATGATGCTTTTGGTGTCTTTGATAATGACTTTCAAGATTCTGGTCCATCAAATCTACCAAATAATGACCATCCTGGGGGTGCTGAAGATAATGGTCAAGAAGAGAGGGACAAAATTAAGGAGTTGTTAGAGGATGGGAATCAAGAACTTTATGATGGTTGTGCAAAATATAGTAAATTGTCATTCATGGTTCATTTTTATCATATTAAGGTCTTATGTAGTGCAACTGATAAAACATTTTCAATGATTCTTGACCTTTTAAAGGATGCTTTTCCCCATGCGAAACTACCATCATCATTTTATGAGTCAAAAAAGATGATTAAGAGGTTAGGTTTGGGCTATGATAAGATTGATGCATGTCCGAACCATTGCATGTTATATTGGGGATCATCCGAGGATAAGAAGAGAAATAAATGCAAGAAGTGCAATACATCCAGATATAATTCAAATGAAAATGATGTTGGTGCAAATATTGTGATTGATGACCAACAGAAAAAGAAACCAAAGCCAGTGAAAGTATTGCGGTACTTTCCACTTATACCTAGGCTGAGAAGGTTATACATGTGCTCAAAAACTGCAGAACTCTTGAAGTGGCATGCTACAAAGGCTAACCCAGATGAGTTATTACGACATCCTAGAGATGGCAAAGCGTGGAAACATTTTGATTCATTCTATCCAGATTTTACTTCAGAGACCCGTAATGTGCGACTTGCTTTAGCTACAGACGGTTTCAATCCTTTTGGAAATCTAAGTTCCAATGTTAGCATTTGGCTTGTGATGTTGTATATTTATAACTATCCTCCATGGTGTTTTATGAAGCAAACTTCTCTTGTCATGTCTATGATAATTCCTGGTCCTAAAATGCCTGGAAATAGCATTGATGTTTACTTGCAACCTCTAGTCGCTGAGTTAAAACAGTTGTGGAGCGATGTACCTGCTTATGATTCCTCAACTAAAGAAATGTTTCAATTGCGTGCTGCATTGATGTGGACCATAAGTGATTTTCCAGGTCTTGACAACTTGTCTGGGTGGAATACACATACATCGCTTACTTGTCCATCATGTAATTTTAACACGGAATCTCTAAGGCTAAAGTTTGGTAGGAAAAATTGCTTTATGGGACATCGTCGTTATTTGCCACATGATCACAAGTATAGGTACAATAAGCAGTCCTTTAATGGTTTTGAAGAGCATAGACCTGCCCCTATCCCACCCTCAGGTTCAACCATGTTAAGGCAAATTGAGGAGAGTCGGAAGAGACCGCGTGATTGTTCTACAAGTGAGGTTGGCCCGGATCAATGGAAGAAAAAGAGTATTTTTTGGGATTTACCTTATTGGAAGAACAATCTTATTCGTCATTGCCTTGACATGATGCACGTAGAGAAGAATGTTTGTGACAATATATTGTTCACCGTACTTGGTGACAAAAAAAGATCAAAAGACAATTTGCAAGCTCGTAAGGACTTGCAAGCGATGGGAATTAAAGAAAAGCTTCATCCATATCCTAATTCTTCCAAGTTTCCTCCATCATGCTTTATCATGAAGAAAGAGCAGAAAGATATCTTCctaaaagttttaaaaaatgtgGTTTTTCCAGATAACTACGCATCAAACATTTCTAGATGTGTTGATCTTAAGAAACGCAAGATCTCTAATTTAAAGAGCCATGATTCCCACATTCTGATGGAGCATCTTTTGCCAATTGCTTTTAAAAGATCTCTTCCTAAAGAAGTTACTTCAGTGTTGATTGAGTTATGTAACTACTTTAGAGAAGTATCAAGAAAGGTTCTAGATGTAAAGTATATCGAGAAGCTCCAACAAAGAATTTGGTTGACTCATTCTAATCTGGAAGTCATATTCCCTCCATCATTTTTCACTATTATGGTTCATTTGGTCATTCATCTTGGAGAGGAAGCAATTCTTGCTGGTCCTGTACAAGGTCATTATATGTATCCTGTTGAAAG GGAACTCGGCCATTTGAAGTCTTATGTTCGTAACAATTCCGCAGCAGAAGGCTGTATAGCTGAAGGGTATATTTTGGAGGAATGTCTCACTTTTTGTTCAAGATATTTGGAGGATGGTGACATAGAGACAAGGTTTAATCGACCAAGGCGTAATGATGATGAAAATGAGATCCGTGCTAGTAGTGAATCTACTATCTTGTCAAACTTGTTTCCTGCATCAGGCAAGCCTGTTGGGGCTATTAAGACTCTACCGATACCTCCCTTGGAAATCATACAAGCTCACCGATATGTTTTAACCAATTGTGAAATAGTTGATGCATTTCGAGA GAAGTTTAGGACTGAGGTCGCTAGGATGCTTCGTGGCAGAAGAAACCAATCAAAAACTGTGGAAGAACATGTGCACAAACATTTTCACGAGTGGTTTAAGGAATAT GTTGCAAGAAATGATGGTGCGGATATTACACCCGAAATTGAATGGCTTGCAAATGGACCAAATAATGTTGTGAGGAGATTCAAGGAGTATAACGTTCATGGATTTAAGTTTCGTACTATGAGGAAGGAGCAGGGATTGACAACACAAAATAGTGGCATTGTTATGTCTGCTGTTACCAAGAGATTTTCAAGTGGTAGAGAATCTATTGAACAGTCAAGTGATGATATGTACTATGGCAAATTGGTTGACATCATAGAGTTAAATTATTACGGTAAGTTAAAGGTTGTGTTATTCAAATGTATTTGGGTAGACACTACACTTAACAAGGGAATTAAGATAGATCAATTTGGGATAACAAGTGTAAACTTTTCACGTTTGATACACACTGGTGCAAAAGAAACAGATGAACCTTTTATACTTGCAACTGATGCTAGAATGGTGTACTATATTGATGATCCAGTTGATGAAGATTGGTGTTTTGTTTGTCATATGAAGCCTAGAGACGTATATGATATGAGAGATGTGAATTATGTGGATTTAGAGGAGCCATCAATGGAGGACATACCTTTTCGTGAGCAACATTTGGAGAATATCGAAGACCTACAATTAGTGCGGGATGATCGCTCTGAACAAGAACAAGATGAACCAACTCATGATGATTATGAAAGTGGCGGTGATGGAGATGGTGAAGGAATTTTGGACTA A
- the LOC132615969 gene encoding uncharacterized protein LOC132615969 isoform X3, whose translation MIEKSWIKKPIRSNEFSDGVVQFLNFAFSNASVDGKIVCPCITCGFKVMCNRADVFGHLLQKGFPEKYTCWYMHGEKHVQSIVESISPVQDEPVRQYPMHDMLNDAFGVFDNDFQDSGPSNLPNNDHPGGAEDNGQEERDKIKELLEDGNQELYDGCAKYSKLSFMVHFYHIKVLCSATDKTFSMILDLLKDAFPHAKLPSSFYESKKMIKRLGLGYDKIDACPNHCMLYWGSSEDKKRNKCKKCNTSRYNSNENDVGANIVIDDQQKKKPKPVKVLRYFPLIPRLRRLYMCSKTAELLKWHATKANPDELLRHPRDGKAWKHFDSFYPDFTSETRNVRLALATDGFNPFGNLSSNVSIWLVMLYIYNYPPWCFMKQTSLVMSMIIPGPKMPGNSIDVYLQPLVAELKQLWSDVPAYDSSTKEMFQLRAALMWTISDFPGLDNLSGWNTHTSLTCPSCNFNTESLRLKFGRKNCFMGHRRYLPHDHKYRYNKQSFNGFEEHRPAPIPPSGSTMLRQIEESRKRPRDCSTSEVGPDQWKKKSIFWDLPYWKNNLIRHCLDMMHVEKNVCDNILFTVLGDKKRSKDNLQARKDLQAMGIKEKLHPYPNSSKFPPSCFIMKKEQKDIFLKVLKNVVFPDNYASNISRCVDLKKRKISNLKSHDSHILMEHLLPIAFKRSLPKEVTSVLIELCNYFREVSRKVLDVKYIEKLQQRIWLTHSNLEVIFPPSFFTIMVHLVIHLGEEAILAGPVQGHYMYPVERELGHLKSYVRNNSAAEGCIAEGYILEECLTFCSRYLEDGDIETRFNRPRRNDDENEIRASSESTILSNLFPASGKPVGAIKTLPIPPLEIIQAHRYVLTNCEIVDAFREKFRTEVARMLRGRRNQSKTVEEHVHKHFHEWFKEYVARNDGADITPEIEWLANGPNNVVRRFKEYNVHGFKFRTMRKEQGLTTQNSGIVMSAVTKRFSSGRESIEQSSDDMYYGKLVDIIELNYYDFTAEAATAAATSTGAAATAAGATTTAAGTAATTAGTTATAAQRWCSNV comes from the exons ATGATTGAAAAGAGTTGGATTAAGAAGCCAATTAGATCAAATGAATTCTCAGATGGTGTAGTCCAATTTTTGAACTTTGCCTTTTCGAATGCATCTGTAGATGGAAAAATTGTATGTCCTTGCATTACATGTGGATTTAAAGTTATGTGCAATAGAGCTGATGTGTTTGGTCATCTCCTTCAAAAGGGGTTTCCAGAAAAGTACACATGTTGGTATATGCATGGGGAAAAGCATGTTCAATCTATCGTAGAATCAATATCCCCGGTACAAGATGAGCCGGTTAGACAATATCCGATGCATGATATGTTGAATGATGCTTTTGGTGTCTTTGATAATGACTTTCAAGATTCTGGTCCATCAAATCTACCAAATAATGACCATCCTGGGGGTGCTGAAGATAATGGTCAAGAAGAGAGGGACAAAATTAAGGAGTTGTTAGAGGATGGGAATCAAGAACTTTATGATGGTTGTGCAAAATATAGTAAATTGTCATTCATGGTTCATTTTTATCATATTAAGGTCTTATGTAGTGCAACTGATAAAACATTTTCAATGATTCTTGACCTTTTAAAGGATGCTTTTCCCCATGCGAAACTACCATCATCATTTTATGAGTCAAAAAAGATGATTAAGAGGTTAGGTTTGGGCTATGATAAGATTGATGCATGTCCGAACCATTGCATGTTATATTGGGGATCATCCGAGGATAAGAAGAGAAATAAATGCAAGAAGTGCAATACATCCAGATATAATTCAAATGAAAATGATGTTGGTGCAAATATTGTGATTGATGACCAACAGAAAAAGAAACCAAAGCCAGTGAAAGTATTGCGGTACTTTCCACTTATACCTAGGCTGAGAAGGTTATACATGTGCTCAAAAACTGCAGAACTCTTGAAGTGGCATGCTACAAAGGCTAACCCAGATGAGTTATTACGACATCCTAGAGATGGCAAAGCGTGGAAACATTTTGATTCATTCTATCCAGATTTTACTTCAGAGACCCGTAATGTGCGACTTGCTTTAGCTACAGACGGTTTCAATCCTTTTGGAAATCTAAGTTCCAATGTTAGCATTTGGCTTGTGATGTTGTATATTTATAACTATCCTCCATGGTGTTTTATGAAGCAAACTTCTCTTGTCATGTCTATGATAATTCCTGGTCCTAAAATGCCTGGAAATAGCATTGATGTTTACTTGCAACCTCTAGTCGCTGAGTTAAAACAGTTGTGGAGCGATGTACCTGCTTATGATTCCTCAACTAAAGAAATGTTTCAATTGCGTGCTGCATTGATGTGGACCATAAGTGATTTTCCAGGTCTTGACAACTTGTCTGGGTGGAATACACATACATCGCTTACTTGTCCATCATGTAATTTTAACACGGAATCTCTAAGGCTAAAGTTTGGTAGGAAAAATTGCTTTATGGGACATCGTCGTTATTTGCCACATGATCACAAGTATAGGTACAATAAGCAGTCCTTTAATGGTTTTGAAGAGCATAGACCTGCCCCTATCCCACCCTCAGGTTCAACCATGTTAAGGCAAATTGAGGAGAGTCGGAAGAGACCGCGTGATTGTTCTACAAGTGAGGTTGGCCCGGATCAATGGAAGAAAAAGAGTATTTTTTGGGATTTACCTTATTGGAAGAACAATCTTATTCGTCATTGCCTTGACATGATGCACGTAGAGAAGAATGTTTGTGACAATATATTGTTCACCGTACTTGGTGACAAAAAAAGATCAAAAGACAATTTGCAAGCTCGTAAGGACTTGCAAGCGATGGGAATTAAAGAAAAGCTTCATCCATATCCTAATTCTTCCAAGTTTCCTCCATCATGCTTTATCATGAAGAAAGAGCAGAAAGATATCTTCctaaaagttttaaaaaatgtgGTTTTTCCAGATAACTACGCATCAAACATTTCTAGATGTGTTGATCTTAAGAAACGCAAGATCTCTAATTTAAAGAGCCATGATTCCCACATTCTGATGGAGCATCTTTTGCCAATTGCTTTTAAAAGATCTCTTCCTAAAGAAGTTACTTCAGTGTTGATTGAGTTATGTAACTACTTTAGAGAAGTATCAAGAAAGGTTCTAGATGTAAAGTATATCGAGAAGCTCCAACAAAGAATTTGGTTGACTCATTCTAATCTGGAAGTCATATTCCCTCCATCATTTTTCACTATTATGGTTCATTTGGTCATTCATCTTGGAGAGGAAGCAATTCTTGCTGGTCCTGTACAAGGTCATTATATGTATCCTGTTGAAAG GGAACTCGGCCATTTGAAGTCTTATGTTCGTAACAATTCCGCAGCAGAAGGCTGTATAGCTGAAGGGTATATTTTGGAGGAATGTCTCACTTTTTGTTCAAGATATTTGGAGGATGGTGACATAGAGACAAGGTTTAATCGACCAAGGCGTAATGATGATGAAAATGAGATCCGTGCTAGTAGTGAATCTACTATCTTGTCAAACTTGTTTCCTGCATCAGGCAAGCCTGTTGGGGCTATTAAGACTCTACCGATACCTCCCTTGGAAATCATACAAGCTCACCGATATGTTTTAACCAATTGTGAAATAGTTGATGCATTTCGAGA GAAGTTTAGGACTGAGGTCGCTAGGATGCTTCGTGGCAGAAGAAACCAATCAAAAACTGTGGAAGAACATGTGCACAAACATTTTCACGAGTGGTTTAAGGAATAT GTTGCAAGAAATGATGGTGCGGATATTACACCCGAAATTGAATGGCTTGCAAATGGACCAAATAATGTTGTGAGGAGATTCAAGGAGTATAACGTTCATGGATTTAAGTTTCGTACTATGAGGAAGGAGCAGGGATTGACAACACAAAATAGTGGCATTGTTATGTCTGCTGTTACCAAGAGATTTTCAAGTGGTAGAGAATCTATTGAACAGTCAAGTGATGATATGTACTATGGCAAATTGGTTGACATCATAGAGTTAAATTATTACG ATTTTACTGCAGAGgcagcaacagcagcagcaaCATCAACTGGCGCAGCAGCAACAGCAGCAGGCGCAACAACAACAGCAGCAGGCACAGCAGCAACAACAGCAGGCACAACAGCAACAGCAGCGCAGAGATGGTGCAGCAATGTTTAG
- the LOC132615969 gene encoding uncharacterized protein LOC132615969 isoform X2 has product MCNRADVFGHLLQKGFPEKYTCWYMHGEKHVQSIVESISPVQDEPVRQYPMHDMLNDAFGVFDNDFQDSGPSNLPNNDHPGGAEDNGQEERDKIKELLEDGNQELYDGCAKYSKLSFMVHFYHIKVLCSATDKTFSMILDLLKDAFPHAKLPSSFYESKKMIKRLGLGYDKIDACPNHCMLYWGSSEDKKRNKCKKCNTSRYNSNENDVGANIVIDDQQKKKPKPVKVLRYFPLIPRLRRLYMCSKTAELLKWHATKANPDELLRHPRDGKAWKHFDSFYPDFTSETRNVRLALATDGFNPFGNLSSNVSIWLVMLYIYNYPPWCFMKQTSLVMSMIIPGPKMPGNSIDVYLQPLVAELKQLWSDVPAYDSSTKEMFQLRAALMWTISDFPGLDNLSGWNTHTSLTCPSCNFNTESLRLKFGRKNCFMGHRRYLPHDHKYRYNKQSFNGFEEHRPAPIPPSGSTMLRQIEESRKRPRDCSTSEVGPDQWKKKSIFWDLPYWKNNLIRHCLDMMHVEKNVCDNILFTVLGDKKRSKDNLQARKDLQAMGIKEKLHPYPNSSKFPPSCFIMKKEQKDIFLKVLKNVVFPDNYASNISRCVDLKKRKISNLKSHDSHILMEHLLPIAFKRSLPKEVTSVLIELCNYFREVSRKVLDVKYIEKLQQRIWLTHSNLEVIFPPSFFTIMVHLVIHLGEEAILAGPVQGHYMYPVERELGHLKSYVRNNSAAEGCIAEGYILEECLTFCSRYLEDGDIETRFNRPRRNDDENEIRASSESTILSNLFPASGKPVGAIKTLPIPPLEIIQAHRYVLTNCEIVDAFREKFRTEVARMLRGRRNQSKTVEEHVHKHFHEWFKEYVARNDGADITPEIEWLANGPNNVVRRFKEYNVHGFKFRTMRKEQGLTTQNSGIVMSAVTKRFSSGRESIEQSSDDMYYGKLVDIIELNYYGKLKVVLFKCIWVDTTLNKGIKIDQFGITSVNFSRLIHTGAKETDEPFILATDARMVYYIDDPVDEDWCFVCHMKPRDVYDMRDVNYVDLEEPSMEDIPFREQHLENIEDLQLVRDDRSEQEQDEPTHDDYESGGDGDGEGILD; this is encoded by the exons ATGTGCAATAGAGCTGATGTGTTTGGTCATCTCCTTCAAAAGGGGTTTCCAGAAAAGTACACATGTTGGTATATGCATGGGGAAAAGCATGTTCAATCTATCGTAGAATCAATATCCCCGGTACAAGATGAGCCGGTTAGACAATATCCGATGCATGATATGTTGAATGATGCTTTTGGTGTCTTTGATAATGACTTTCAAGATTCTGGTCCATCAAATCTACCAAATAATGACCATCCTGGGGGTGCTGAAGATAATGGTCAAGAAGAGAGGGACAAAATTAAGGAGTTGTTAGAGGATGGGAATCAAGAACTTTATGATGGTTGTGCAAAATATAGTAAATTGTCATTCATGGTTCATTTTTATCATATTAAGGTCTTATGTAGTGCAACTGATAAAACATTTTCAATGATTCTTGACCTTTTAAAGGATGCTTTTCCCCATGCGAAACTACCATCATCATTTTATGAGTCAAAAAAGATGATTAAGAGGTTAGGTTTGGGCTATGATAAGATTGATGCATGTCCGAACCATTGCATGTTATATTGGGGATCATCCGAGGATAAGAAGAGAAATAAATGCAAGAAGTGCAATACATCCAGATATAATTCAAATGAAAATGATGTTGGTGCAAATATTGTGATTGATGACCAACAGAAAAAGAAACCAAAGCCAGTGAAAGTATTGCGGTACTTTCCACTTATACCTAGGCTGAGAAGGTTATACATGTGCTCAAAAACTGCAGAACTCTTGAAGTGGCATGCTACAAAGGCTAACCCAGATGAGTTATTACGACATCCTAGAGATGGCAAAGCGTGGAAACATTTTGATTCATTCTATCCAGATTTTACTTCAGAGACCCGTAATGTGCGACTTGCTTTAGCTACAGACGGTTTCAATCCTTTTGGAAATCTAAGTTCCAATGTTAGCATTTGGCTTGTGATGTTGTATATTTATAACTATCCTCCATGGTGTTTTATGAAGCAAACTTCTCTTGTCATGTCTATGATAATTCCTGGTCCTAAAATGCCTGGAAATAGCATTGATGTTTACTTGCAACCTCTAGTCGCTGAGTTAAAACAGTTGTGGAGCGATGTACCTGCTTATGATTCCTCAACTAAAGAAATGTTTCAATTGCGTGCTGCATTGATGTGGACCATAAGTGATTTTCCAGGTCTTGACAACTTGTCTGGGTGGAATACACATACATCGCTTACTTGTCCATCATGTAATTTTAACACGGAATCTCTAAGGCTAAAGTTTGGTAGGAAAAATTGCTTTATGGGACATCGTCGTTATTTGCCACATGATCACAAGTATAGGTACAATAAGCAGTCCTTTAATGGTTTTGAAGAGCATAGACCTGCCCCTATCCCACCCTCAGGTTCAACCATGTTAAGGCAAATTGAGGAGAGTCGGAAGAGACCGCGTGATTGTTCTACAAGTGAGGTTGGCCCGGATCAATGGAAGAAAAAGAGTATTTTTTGGGATTTACCTTATTGGAAGAACAATCTTATTCGTCATTGCCTTGACATGATGCACGTAGAGAAGAATGTTTGTGACAATATATTGTTCACCGTACTTGGTGACAAAAAAAGATCAAAAGACAATTTGCAAGCTCGTAAGGACTTGCAAGCGATGGGAATTAAAGAAAAGCTTCATCCATATCCTAATTCTTCCAAGTTTCCTCCATCATGCTTTATCATGAAGAAAGAGCAGAAAGATATCTTCctaaaagttttaaaaaatgtgGTTTTTCCAGATAACTACGCATCAAACATTTCTAGATGTGTTGATCTTAAGAAACGCAAGATCTCTAATTTAAAGAGCCATGATTCCCACATTCTGATGGAGCATCTTTTGCCAATTGCTTTTAAAAGATCTCTTCCTAAAGAAGTTACTTCAGTGTTGATTGAGTTATGTAACTACTTTAGAGAAGTATCAAGAAAGGTTCTAGATGTAAAGTATATCGAGAAGCTCCAACAAAGAATTTGGTTGACTCATTCTAATCTGGAAGTCATATTCCCTCCATCATTTTTCACTATTATGGTTCATTTGGTCATTCATCTTGGAGAGGAAGCAATTCTTGCTGGTCCTGTACAAGGTCATTATATGTATCCTGTTGAAAG GGAACTCGGCCATTTGAAGTCTTATGTTCGTAACAATTCCGCAGCAGAAGGCTGTATAGCTGAAGGGTATATTTTGGAGGAATGTCTCACTTTTTGTTCAAGATATTTGGAGGATGGTGACATAGAGACAAGGTTTAATCGACCAAGGCGTAATGATGATGAAAATGAGATCCGTGCTAGTAGTGAATCTACTATCTTGTCAAACTTGTTTCCTGCATCAGGCAAGCCTGTTGGGGCTATTAAGACTCTACCGATACCTCCCTTGGAAATCATACAAGCTCACCGATATGTTTTAACCAATTGTGAAATAGTTGATGCATTTCGAGA GAAGTTTAGGACTGAGGTCGCTAGGATGCTTCGTGGCAGAAGAAACCAATCAAAAACTGTGGAAGAACATGTGCACAAACATTTTCACGAGTGGTTTAAGGAATAT GTTGCAAGAAATGATGGTGCGGATATTACACCCGAAATTGAATGGCTTGCAAATGGACCAAATAATGTTGTGAGGAGATTCAAGGAGTATAACGTTCATGGATTTAAGTTTCGTACTATGAGGAAGGAGCAGGGATTGACAACACAAAATAGTGGCATTGTTATGTCTGCTGTTACCAAGAGATTTTCAAGTGGTAGAGAATCTATTGAACAGTCAAGTGATGATATGTACTATGGCAAATTGGTTGACATCATAGAGTTAAATTATTACGGTAAGTTAAAGGTTGTGTTATTCAAATGTATTTGGGTAGACACTACACTTAACAAGGGAATTAAGATAGATCAATTTGGGATAACAAGTGTAAACTTTTCACGTTTGATACACACTGGTGCAAAAGAAACAGATGAACCTTTTATACTTGCAACTGATGCTAGAATGGTGTACTATATTGATGATCCAGTTGATGAAGATTGGTGTTTTGTTTGTCATATGAAGCCTAGAGACGTATATGATATGAGAGATGTGAATTATGTGGATTTAGAGGAGCCATCAATGGAGGACATACCTTTTCGTGAGCAACATTTGGAGAATATCGAAGACCTACAATTAGTGCGGGATGATCGCTCTGAACAAGAACAAGATGAACCAACTCATGATGATTATGAAAGTGGCGGTGATGGAGATGGTGAAGGAATTTTGGACTA A